Proteins encoded within one genomic window of Brassica rapa cultivar Chiifu-401-42 chromosome A09, CAAS_Brap_v3.01, whole genome shotgun sequence:
- the LOC103841602 gene encoding transcription factor ORG3, producing MHALDTPLFPNCQWGSMVEYESYNVVGDKYHSNDTFLDFPVPKTVHHQPSLGVSVPSERNGTDNDSVMIKKLNHNANERNRRKKINYLFSSLSSCLPGSNETKKLSIPQTVSRSVQYIPELQEQVKKLKQKKEDLLVRVLGQRERHVKPQPKVVASDVSTVFATMLRDNEVMVQISSSKIHNFSIYHVLSGLEEDGFVLVDVSSSSSRGERLFYTLHLQVDKIDHYKLICEELSQRVLYLYEKCGNSFK from the exons ATGCATGCATTGGACACTCCATTGTTCCCAAACTGTCAGTGGGGGTCGATGGTAGAATACGAGAGCTACAACGTCGTCGGAGATAAGTACCATAGCAACGACACGTTTCTTGATTTTCCAGTACCGAAGACGGTTCATCATCAGCCCAGCTTAGGGGTTTCTGTTCCGTCTGAGAGAAATGGAACAGACAACGATTCGGTCATGATCAAAAAGCTTAATCACAATGCTAATGAGCGTAACCGTCGCAAGAAAATCAACTATTTGTTCTCATCTCTTAGTTCATGTCTTCCTGGCTCTAATGAGACG AAGAAGCTAAGTATTCCTCAGACGGTTTCACGGAGTGTGCAGTACATACCGGAGCTGCAAGAGCAAGTGAAGAAACTAAAACAAAAGAAGGAAGACCTCTTGGTGCGAGTATTGGGTCAAAGAGAACGTCACGTTAAGCCGCAACCAAAGGTGGTTGCTAGTGATGTCTCCACCGTTTTTGCAACTATGCTTAGAGACAACGAAGTAATGGTCCAAATCTCGTCGTCCAAGATTCACAATTTTTCAATATATCATGTGCTTAGTGGATTAGAAGAAGATGGGTTTGTTCTCGTCGATGTTTCGTCTTCGAGTTCTCGGGGAGAACGACTCTTCTACACTTTGCATCTTCAAGTGGACAAGATTGATCATTACAAGCTAATTTGCGAAGAGTTAAGTCAAAGGGTTTTGTACCTGTATGAGAAATGTGGAAACTCGtttaaatga